The window ACACATCCGGATGCTGCGTGACGCGCATTTCATGTCCATCGCGGATCGATCCATCTTGTCCTGCTGGGGACTGAAAGGCGGTAAGGCCGGCCGGCCGTTCCAGGTGACCATCGATCCCGGCGGCCCTCGCGAGCGTGAGGTGGACGCGCTGGCCGACGCCGAGCCTGTCGCGGCCGGCGAAGTCATCCGGATCCGCACCACCGGCGGCGGTGGTTGGGGGGACCCGCTGGAGCGCCCGTACGACGAGGTGCTGCGTGACATCTCATGGCGCAAGGTCTCGGTCGAAGGCGCGCGGCGTGACTATGGCGTCGTCATCCGCGGATCGGCGGACGACCCGGTTGTCGATTCTTCAGCCAGCGACACGCTGCGGACTCAGATGCGTGAGGAGCAGGCGGAGCCAAGCCCGTTCTTCGACCGCGGACCCGGGTATGCCCAGCTGTCCGGCGGGGCGGCCGCTGCCGAGGCGGACTGGCTATGAGGATCGGTGTGGCGGATCTCATGGCCGGCTCTCGTCCCCCTGGCCGTAATCTGCCAGCAGGTACAGAACGGTTTGATCTCGGCTCGACCACACTTCGCGGAGGTGACCGGTGAACCACACCGAGCACACAGCAGAGGGCCAGGCCGGCGCGGCTGACCGGCCGTTGGCCGGGTACGTCGTCGTCGACCTGTCGCGGGCGCTGGCCGGCCCGCACGCGGGCATGATGCTCGGCGACCTCGGCGCCCGGGTGATCAAGGTCGAGGCCCCCGGACACGGCGACGATTCGCGCGGTTGGGGGCCGCCGTTCGCCGGCTCCGCCGACACACAGGTCTCGACGTATTTCATGTCGTGCAACCGCAACAAGGAATCGGTCACCGCGGATCTGAAAAGCGCGGAAGGCCAGCAGTTCCTGACCCGGCTGATCCGGCAGGCCGACGTCCTGGTGGAGAACTTCCGCACCGGCGTCCTCGACCGCTTCGGTTTCAGCGTCGAGCAGTTGCATGAGATCAACCCGGGCCTGGTGATCCTGTCCATCACCGGTTTCGGTCACGACGGCCCGGCGGCTGGGCGGGCCGGCTACGACCAGATCGCCCAGGGCGAGGCCGGGCTGATGAGTATCACCGGCGAGCCCGGTGCCCCCATGAAGGTCGGCGTGCCCATCGCGGATCTGCTGGCCGGCATGTACGGGGCCAACGGTGTGCTGGCAGCCCTGCTGGAGCGGGAACGCACCGGCCGTGGGCGGGTGGTGCGCACGTCATTGCTGGCATCGGTGGTGGGCGTACACGCCTTTCAGGGCACCCGGTGGACCGTCGCCGGTGAAGTCCCGCAGGGCAGCGGCAATCACCATGCGGCCATCGTGCCGTACGGCTTGTTCAACGCCGCCGACGGCGCCCTGCAAGTGGCGGTCGGCAGCGAGGTTCAATGGCGAGCCTTCGCCGGCGTCGTCGGCATCGATCCGGCTGATCCGCGGTACGCGACGAATGCTCTGCGGGTGCAACACCGCCACGAGCTGATCGAGGAGATCGAGCGGGTGTTCGCCACCGCTTCCACTGACCACTGGCTGACGCTGCTGGACAAGGCCGGTATCGCGAGCGGCAAAGTTCGTTCGCTGGACGAGGTGTACGAGTGGGACCAGACTCGCTCGCAAGGGTTGCTGATCGACGTCGAACACCCGGTGCTCGGCCGGGCGCAGCTACCCGGTCCGCCGCTGCGCTTCGACGGCGAACTCCCGCGCGGTCACGCTGCTCCGCCGCTGCTGGGCGAGCACAACGAGAGTGTCCGGCAATGGCTGGACGAACTCGACTCAGCCGACCCGTCCTAGCGTTGATCATGGCCAGATGTGACCTTCACCGGTCCGAGAAGGTGCCATCCGCCCATGATCAACATCAGTGTGGTGGGGGAGCGTGGTGTCCATGACGAATCGGCGCGGTGCCCTGGAGCTCGTTGATCTGGTTCTGGACAACGGCTCGTTCGCTCGGTGGGACTCCGCGCCGATAGATGTGCGGGCCGAGGGCAGGTACGCGGAGGAACTGGCCGCGGCCCGCGAGCGTACCGGCCTGGACGAGGCCGTCATCACCGGTGAAGGCCGGCTACGGGGACGACGGGTAGCGGTTGCCGCCTGCGAGTTCGGCTTCCTGGGCGGTTCGATCGGGGTGGCCGCCGCCGAACGGCTCACCGCCGGTATCGAGCGCGCCACCGCGGAGGGGTTGCCGCTGCTCGCGGCCCCGGTGTCCGGTGGCACCCGGATGCAGGAGGGGACTCTCGCGTTCGTCCAGATGCTGAAGATCACCGCCGCGGTCAGCGCGCACAAGTCCGCCGGACTGCCCTTCCTGGTGTACCTGCGTGATCCCACCACCGGAGGCGTGCTGGCGTCGTGGGGATCGCTCGGGCACGTCACGGTGGGGGAGC is drawn from Phytoactinopolyspora mesophila and contains these coding sequences:
- a CDS encoding CoA transferase gives rise to the protein MNHTEHTAEGQAGAADRPLAGYVVVDLSRALAGPHAGMMLGDLGARVIKVEAPGHGDDSRGWGPPFAGSADTQVSTYFMSCNRNKESVTADLKSAEGQQFLTRLIRQADVLVENFRTGVLDRFGFSVEQLHEINPGLVILSITGFGHDGPAAGRAGYDQIAQGEAGLMSITGEPGAPMKVGVPIADLLAGMYGANGVLAALLERERTGRGRVVRTSLLASVVGVHAFQGTRWTVAGEVPQGSGNHHAAIVPYGLFNAADGALQVAVGSEVQWRAFAGVVGIDPADPRYATNALRVQHRHELIEEIERVFATASTDHWLTLLDKAGIASGKVRSLDEVYEWDQTRSQGLLIDVEHPVLGRAQLPGPPLRFDGELPRGHAAPPLLGEHNESVRQWLDELDSADPS